The following proteins are co-located in the Camelina sativa cultivar DH55 chromosome 12, Cs, whole genome shotgun sequence genome:
- the LOC104730013 gene encoding E3 ubiquitin-protein ligase At1g63170: MGVSLLKQQQQHRITNQSDSSFSRFMERSSESNLSRNEHIIIEIPRNAIIASSSSTSSSHDRISNVLEPLQHDEERPSSTIPPMSAPQPPTVSSSSSVRSNNPRSIRRRRSPLNSGLWISIELFLTLGQIIAAIVVLSLSKHEHPRAPLFAWIVGYACGCVATLPLLYWRYYHSNQPSEQDSGQHRPNLNVAAGPFAFSISRTSEGDGRQTNTTSSRGSRYSGFISAARLKVIVEYFKMALDCFFAVWFVVGNVWIFGGHSSASEAPNLYRLCLVFLTFSCIGYAMPFILCTTICCCLPCIISILGYREDLTQPRGATPESINALPTHKFKLKKSRSSGDDNGSSTSEGGVVAAGTDKERAISGEDAVCCICLAKYANNEELRELPCSHFFHKECVDKWLKINASCPLCKSEVGEKNSDLTSQGILSSLSSGENENHQQQQQQQQQRSELRVENGLANNVI, translated from the exons ATGGGAGTTTCTCttctgaaacaacaacaacaacatcgtATTACAAATCAATCTGATTCCTCCTTTTCTAGATTCATGGAACGATCATCAGAGAGTAACCTTAGCCGGAATGAGCACATCATCATTGAGATTCCAAGAAATGCCATCATtgcgtcatcatcatcaacgtcCTCTTCTCATGACAGAATCTCAAACGTTTTGGAGCCTTTACAACATGATGAAGAGAGACCTTCTTCCACTATACCTCCCATGTCTGCTCCTCAGCCACCTacagtgtcttcttcttcatctgttcGGTCTAATAATCCGAGAAGCATTCGTCGCAGAAGAAGTCCTTTGAACTCTGGCTTATGGATTTCTATTGAACTGTTCCTTACTCTTGGTCAGATCATTGCAGCTATTGTTGTTTTGTCCTTGTCAAAACATGAGCATCCTCGTGCACCGTTGTTTGCTTGGATTGTGGGTTATGCCTGTGGATGCGTTGCAACACTCCCACTTTTGTACTGGAGATATTATCATTCTAATCAGCCTTCTGAACAGGATTCTGGCCAGCATCGTCCTAATCTTAATGTTGCTGCTGGACCATTCGCCTTCTCGATCTCCAGGACATCTGAAGGAGATGGTCGACAGACCAATACCACTTCTTCCCGTGGTAGTAGATATTCTGGCTTCATAAGTGCTGCCAG ACTTAAGGTTATCGTGGAATACTTCAAAATGGCTCTGGATTGCTTCTTCGCGGTGTGGTTTGTGGTAGGTAATGTATGGATATTTGGAGGGCATTCATCTGCTTCTGAGGCTCCTAACTTGTACAG GTTATGTTTAGTGTTTCTTACCTTTAGCTGTATTGGCTATGCGATGCCCTTCATCCTCTGCACAACAATATGTTGTTGCTTGCCATGCATAATCTCAATTCTCGGATATAGAGAAGATTTAACTCAACCTCGAGGTGCCACACCTGAGTCAATAAATGCATTGCCAACTCATAAGTTTAAGTTGAAGAAAAGCAGAAGTAGTGGCGATGACAATGGTTCAAGCACTAGTGAAGGTGGAGTTGTGGCGGCTGGAACAGATAAGGAACGTGCGATTTCTGGAGAAGACGCA GTCTGTTGCATTTGCTTAGCGAAATATGCGAATAACGAGGAGTTAAGAGAGCTTCCATGCTCACATTTCTTCCACAAAGAGTGCGTTGACAAATGGCTGAAGATCAATGCATCTTGCCCTCTCTGCAAAAGCGAAGTTGGGGAGAAGAACTCGGACTTGACAAGCCAAGGGATCTTAAGCTCGCTCTCTTCTGGAGAAAACGAAAACcatcaacaacagcaacagcaacaacaacaacggagTGAACTTAGAGTTGAGAATGGTTTGGCCAACAATGTTATCTAG
- the LOC104730014 gene encoding photosynthetic NDH subunit of subcomplex B 3, chloroplastic encodes MASLGFNLGFSLSNLQIQHRRKVPASGSARVVSCISSSSSSSSPQAPPSPPPEIELEFFAPKPGSDGSYPVNKAKAVSGAKLMRSIMQDNKIELYAAYGKVMNCGGGGSCGTCIVEILEGRDLLNERTDTENRYLKKKPESWRLACQTIVGNKENSGKVVVQRIPQWKK; translated from the exons ATGGCCTCACTAGGTTTCAACCTCGGCTTCTCACTCTCCAATTTACAAATTCAGCACCGTCGAAAAGTTCCTGCAAGTGGAAGCGCTCGCGTTGTCTCCTGTATCagctcgtcttcttcttcttcttctcctcaagcACCACCATCTCCGCCTCCTGAGATAGAGCTCGAGTTCTTCGCT CCGAAGCCTGGGAGCGACGGGTCGTATCCGGTGAATAAAGCGAAGGCTGTGAGTGGTGCGAAGCTTATGAGAAGCATTATGCAAGATAACAAAATCGAACTGTATGCTGCTTAC GGTAAAGTGATGAATTGTGGAGGTGGAGGAAGCTGTGGAACTTGTATTGTTGAG ATACTAGAGGGCAGAGATCTTCTGAACGAGAGAACAGATACAGAGAACCGGTATCTCAAAAAG AAGCCGGAATCTTGGAGACTCGCATGTCAAACAATAGTAGGGAACAAAGAAAACTCAGGAAAG gttgtAGTGCAGCGTATTCCGCAGTGGAAGAAGTGA
- the LOC104730016 gene encoding protein TIFY 8-like isoform X1 yields MMMKKNHNNNGERTTDVVDSRLRQKEQDKLLFHDFLGSKTPTLASPSMADHRLPQDNKPSMTPSSSAGGRGGLSSTSDLVQRHSSGGNHLDGIQLFGPRSEVSGSIMSNRFSGNKRSNSDSHFSTQETPENLHWSKLLRNGPGSFSMNVNPLANQPPRGGGQISHLLHQLSTSRFKDENVGPSVIVQTAADEGSRTGMKGPSLLSPFTMPNRSKLESFAPSSTESRKDVTSSTKQMTIFYGGQAHVFDDVQPNKADVIMALAGSSGGSWSTGLSHKAKSKNNTSDGPYNLGQMYEGGSSRETPLLAPEFRARPSHQATSSACQRIFTQQGREHQGNIISRGRDTRDPVHISDPEKEAT; encoded by the exons atgatgatgaagaagaaccacAACAACAATGGCGAGCGAACCACTGATGTTGTTGATTCTCGTCTCCGGCAGAAAGAACAAGATAAGCTCTTGTTCCATGACTTTTTAGGCTCCAAGACTCCTACTTTAGCCTCCCCTTCCATGGCTGACCACAGGCTACCTCAAGATAATAAACCGTCGATGACTCCCTCTTCCTCCGCCGGTGGACGCGGCGGTCTTTCCTCTACCTCCGATCTCG TCCAAAGACACAGCAGCGGAGGGAATCATCTTGATGGGATACAATTGTTTGGACCAAGAAGTGAGGTTTCTGGCTCAATAATGAGCAATCGATTTTCAGGAAACAAGAGAAGTAACTCGGATTCACACTTCTCGACTCAAGAGACCCCAGAGAATCTGCATTGGTCCAAg TTGCTTAGAAACGGACCTGGAAGCTTCTCCATGAATGTGAATCCTTTGGCAAACCAGCCTCCACGCGGAGGAGGACAGATCAGTCATTTGCTTCATCAGCTGTCTACAAGCAGGTTCAAAGATGAAAACGTAGGCCCTTCAGTTATTGTTCAGACAGCTGCTGATGAAGGTTCACGAACAGGGATGAAAGGTCCCAGTCTCTTGAGTCCTTTTACAATGCCAAACCGGAGCAAGCTCGAAAGTTTTGCCCCTTCAAG TACCGAAAGTCGGAAAGACGTGACATCAAGTACTAAGCAAATGACCATCTTCTATGGCGGTCAAGCTCATGTCTTTGATGATGTTCAACCAAACAAA GCGGATGTGATAATGGCCTTGGCAGGATCAAGCGGGGGCTCATGGTCTACAGGTTTGTCTCATAAAGCAAAGTCGAAGAACAACACAAGTGACGGTCCATACAATCTAGGCCAAATGTACGAAGGAGGTAGCTCTAGAGAAACACCGCTCTTGGCCCCGGAGTTTCGTGCAAGGCCAAGTCATCAAGCTACATCCAGTGCCTGTCAGCGGATCTTTACACAACAAG GTAGAGAACATCAAGGAAACATCATCTCAAGGGGGCGAGATACCAGAGATCCGGTTCACATATCAGATCCTGAAAAAGAAGCCACATGA
- the LOC104730016 gene encoding protein TIFY 8-like isoform X2, with product MMMKKNHNNNGERTTDVVDSRLRQKEQDKLLFHDFLGSKTPTLASPSMADHRLPQDNKPSMTPSSSAGGRGGLSSTSDLVQRHSSGGNHLDGIQLFGPRSEVSGSIMSNRFSGNKRSNSDSHFSTQETPENLHWSKLLRNGPGSFSMNVNPLANQPPRGGGQISHLLHQLSTSRFKDENVGPSVIVQTAADEGSRTGMKGPSLLSPFTMPNRSKLESFAPSSTESRKDVTSSTKQMTIFYGGQAHVFDDVQPNKADVIMALAGSSGGSWSTGLSHKAKSKNNTSDGPYNLGQMYEGGSSRETPLLAPEFRARPSHQATSSACQRIFTQQGH from the exons atgatgatgaagaagaaccacAACAACAATGGCGAGCGAACCACTGATGTTGTTGATTCTCGTCTCCGGCAGAAAGAACAAGATAAGCTCTTGTTCCATGACTTTTTAGGCTCCAAGACTCCTACTTTAGCCTCCCCTTCCATGGCTGACCACAGGCTACCTCAAGATAATAAACCGTCGATGACTCCCTCTTCCTCCGCCGGTGGACGCGGCGGTCTTTCCTCTACCTCCGATCTCG TCCAAAGACACAGCAGCGGAGGGAATCATCTTGATGGGATACAATTGTTTGGACCAAGAAGTGAGGTTTCTGGCTCAATAATGAGCAATCGATTTTCAGGAAACAAGAGAAGTAACTCGGATTCACACTTCTCGACTCAAGAGACCCCAGAGAATCTGCATTGGTCCAAg TTGCTTAGAAACGGACCTGGAAGCTTCTCCATGAATGTGAATCCTTTGGCAAACCAGCCTCCACGCGGAGGAGGACAGATCAGTCATTTGCTTCATCAGCTGTCTACAAGCAGGTTCAAAGATGAAAACGTAGGCCCTTCAGTTATTGTTCAGACAGCTGCTGATGAAGGTTCACGAACAGGGATGAAAGGTCCCAGTCTCTTGAGTCCTTTTACAATGCCAAACCGGAGCAAGCTCGAAAGTTTTGCCCCTTCAAG TACCGAAAGTCGGAAAGACGTGACATCAAGTACTAAGCAAATGACCATCTTCTATGGCGGTCAAGCTCATGTCTTTGATGATGTTCAACCAAACAAA GCGGATGTGATAATGGCCTTGGCAGGATCAAGCGGGGGCTCATGGTCTACAGGTTTGTCTCATAAAGCAAAGTCGAAGAACAACACAAGTGACGGTCCATACAATCTAGGCCAAATGTACGAAGGAGGTAGCTCTAGAGAAACACCGCTCTTGGCCCCGGAGTTTCGTGCAAGGCCAAGTCATCAAGCTACATCCAGTGCCTGTCAGCGGATCTTTACACAACAAG GCCATTAA
- the LOC104730015 gene encoding coiled-coil domain-containing protein 93-like, with the protein MEKEHNSDEVCISGQPEEMVMNLKASIRELSLKVNQQNQRKCDVKDKLQQLRETISAEGVDVSVEELIQLLRSLKELEKEESEVRSNCNVRRSALEDAVHDLEERVAKGNDGEVQEEDLDGLLVESLDSLTSAKKELAATLREVVSLKRQIDDVPCQSELLQYERRFSELNVCIQEKLQQTRKLYATYNALLEIKDLMLKETSLLNSIGSQFQDVIGTPAGRGKLIDSMEGVMKGIQQKVGKVQLGLQEEQRLRDASKEKYIAAAAEQRKCYSVLRAFQEECTENERLRSQISAATTSDLKQGVE; encoded by the exons ATGGAGAAAGAACATAACAGTGACGAG GTTTGTATTTCTGGGCAGCCTGAGGAAATGGTGATGAATCTTAAGGCGTCTATTAGAGAATTGAGTCTAAAAGTGAACCAACAG AATCAGAGAAAATGTGATGTTAAGGATAAGCTGCAGCAGTTGCGAGAAACAATAAGTGCTGAAGGTGTTGATGTTTCAGTCGAGGAGTTGATACAGCTTTTGAGATCACTTAAG GAATTAGAAAAGGAGGAATCTGAAGTCCGGTCTAATTGCAATGTTAGGCGTTCTGCTTTAGAAGATGCAGTTCATGATTTGGAGGAGAGAGTCGCTAAGGGGAATGATGGTGAGGTTCAAGAGGAAGATTTAGATGGTTTGTTGGTTGAATCTTTAGATAGTCTGACTTCAGCAAAGAAG GAGCTTGCAGCAACGCTAAGAGAAGTAGTGTCTCTGAAACGACAGATTGATGATGTGCCATGCCAATCTGAACTCCTCCA ATATGAAAGAAGATTCTCAGAGCTGAATGTCTGTATCCAG GAGAAACTTCAACAAACTAGGAAGCTCTATGCAACATACAATGCCCTTTTAGAAATCAAAGATTTGATGCTAAAAGAGACATCATTACTGAATTCAATAGGTTCACAG TTTCAAGACGTGATTGGTACTCCTGCTGGCCGTGGGAAGCTTATTGATTCAATGGAAGGAGTCATGAAAGGAATCCAACAG AAGGTAGGAAAAGTACAACTTGGGCTTCAAGAAGAGCAGAGGCTTCGTGATGCttcaaaagaaaagtatatagCTGCAGCTGCAGAGCAAAGGAAATGCTACTCTGTACTAAGAGCATTCCAG gaggaatgtactgaGAATGAGAGGCTGAGGAGTCAAATATCTGCTGCAACCACCTCTGACTTGAAACAAGGGGTTGAATAA
- the LOC104730017 gene encoding transcriptional corepressor LEUNIG, with amino-acid sequence MSQTNWEADKMLDVYIHDYLVKRDLKATAQAFQAEGKVSSDPVAIDAPGGFLFEWWSVFWDIFIARTNEKHSEVAASYIETQMIKAREQQLQQSHHPQVSQQQQQQQQQQIQMQQLLLQQRAQQQQQQQQQHHHQQQQQQQQQQQQQHQNQPPSQQQQQQPAPQHQQQPTSQQQPQRRDGSHLANGSANGLAGNNSDPVMRQNPGSGSSLASKAYEERVKMPTQRESLDEAAMKRFGDNVGQLLDPNHASMLKSAAASGQPAGQVLHSSSGGMSPQVQARNQQLSGSAVDIKSEINPVLTPRTAVPEGSLIGIPGSNQGNNNLTLKGWPLTGFDQLRSGLLQQQKPYMQSPQSFHQLNMLTPQHQQQLMLAQQNLNSQSVSEENRRLKMLLSNRSMSLGKDGLGSSVGDVLPNVGSSLQPGGPLLPRGDTDMLLKLKMALLQQQQHQQQSGGNPPQPQQQSQTQPLNQLPLSNPQPQSSNHNIHQQDKLGGGGSITMDGSMSNSFRGSEQVLKNQSGRKRKQPVSSSGPANSSGTANTAGPSPSSAPSTPSTHTPGDVISMPNLPHSGGSSKSMMMFGTEGTGTLTFPSNQLADMDRFVEDGSLDDNVESFLSQEDGDQRDAVTRCMDVSKGFTFTEVNSVRASTSKVTCCHFSSDGKMLASAGHDKKAVLWHTDNMKPKTTLEEHTAMITDIRFSPSLSRLATSSFDKTVRVWDADNKGYSLRTFMGHSSVVTSLDFHPIKDDLICSCDNDNEIRYWSINNGSCTRVYKGGSTQMRFQPRVGKYLAASSANLVNVLDVETQAIRHSLQGHANPINSVCWDPSGDFLASVSEDMVKVWTLGTGSEGECVHELSCNGNKFQSCVFHPAYPSLLVIGCYQSLELWNMSENKTMTLPAHEGLIASLAVSTATGLVASASHDKLVKLWK; translated from the exons ATGTCTCAGACCAACTGGGAAGCTGATAAAat GTTGGATGTCTACATCCACGATTATCTGGTTAAAAGAGATTTAAAAGCCACTGCTCAGGCTTTCCAAGCTGAAGGAAAAGTGTCATCAGATCCAGTTG CTATTGATGCACCTGGCGGATTTCTTTTCGAGTGGTGGTCTGTCTTCTGGGATATATTTATTGCTAGAACCAATGAGAAGCATTCCGAGGTTGCCGCATCTTACATCGAG ACGCAAATGATCAAAGCGAGAGAACAGCAATTGCAGCAATCTCACCACCCACAGGTTtcacagcagcagcagcaacaacagcagcagcaaatACAAATGCAACAACTCTTGTTACAACAACGTgcacaacaacagcaacagcagcagcaacaacatcatcatcagcaacagcagcagcaacagcaacaacaacaacaacaacatcaaaaccAACCACCTTCTcaacagcagcaacagcagCCGGCGCCTCAACACCAACAGCAGCCAACATCACAGCAGCAGCCACAGAGAAGAGATGGATCCCACCTTGCAAATGGATCAGCAAATGGCCTTGCTGGTAACAACAGTGACCCAGTTATGAGGCAAAATCCTGGGTCTGGTAGTTCTTTAGCAAGCAAGGCATATGAGGAGAGGGTTAAAATGCCAACTCAGAGGGAATCTTTAGATGAAGCTGCTATGAAG AGATTTGGAGACAATGTTGGGCAACTGTTGGATCCAAATCATGCATCAATGTTGAAATCTGCTGCAGCTTCCGGACAACCTGCAGG GCAAGTCTTACATAGTTCAAGTGGTGGTATGTCTCCACAGGTTCAAGCTCGTAATCAGCAACTTTCCGGGTCTGCAGTG GATATAAAAAGTGAGATCAATCCCGTGCTTACTCCCAGAACTGCTGTTCCAGAAGGGTCATTGATCGGAATTCCTG gtTCAAATCAGGGCAACAACAACCTTACACTTAAAGGGTGGCCACTCACA GGATTTGATCAGCTTCGTTCTGGTCTTCTTCAGCAGCAAAAACCATATATGCAGTCTCCTCAGTCTTTTCACCAACTCAACATGTTGACTCCGCAACATCAGCAGCAGCTCATGCTTGCTCAACAGAATCTAAATTCACAATCTGTCAGTGAAGAGAACAGAAGACTTAAAATGCTATTGAGCAACAGGAGCATGAGCCTTGGAAAGGATGGCCTTGGGAGTTCTGTTGGGGATGTTTTACCTAACGTTGGATCGTCTTTACAACCTGGTGGTCCTCTTTTGCCACGTGGAGACACTGACATGCTACTAAAG TTAAAGATGGCCCTGttacagcagcagcagcatcaacAGCAGAGTGGTGGGAATCCACCACAGCCGCAGCAGCAGTCACAGACACAACCACTTAATCAGCTCCCCCTTTCAAATCCGCAACCACAGAGTTCAAATCACAATATTCATCAACAAGATAAACTGGGAGGTGGTGGTAGTATTACAATGGATGGTAGCATGTCAAATTCTTTTCGGGGAAGTGAACAG GTATTGAAGAATCAGAGTGGGAGGAAAAGAAAGCAACCGGTTTCGTCTTCTGGGCCAGCTAATAGTTCAGGAACAGCTAACACTGCAGGACCATCACCAAGCTCAGCACCTTCTACACCTTCAACTCATACTCCTGGAGATGTGATTTCTATGCCTAATCTGCCGCACAGTGGTGGTTCCTCCAAATCAATGATGATGTTTGGCACTGAAGGAACTGGGACCCTTACATTTCCATCAAATCAGTTG GCTGATATGGATCGATTTGTGGAAGATGGGTCGCTTGACGACAATGTTGAGTCTTTTTTATCCCAGGAGGATGGTGATCAACGGGATGCCGTTACGCGGTGTATGGATGTTAGCAAAG GTTTCACGTTTACTGAAGTGAATTCAGTACGCGCGAGCACAAGCAAAGTTACCTGCTGTCACTTCTCATCGGATGGAAAAATGCTTGCTAGTGCCGGACATGACAAAAAG GCTGTATTGTGGCACACAGACAATATGAAGCCAAAGACAACCCTTGAGGAGCACACAGCTATGATAACAGATATCCGTTTTAGTCCAAGCCTGTCTCGCCTTGCAACTTCTTCATTTGACAAAACTGTCAGGGTGTGGGATGCTGATAAT AAAGGCTATTCCCTTCGTACTTTCATGGGACACTCTTCTGTGGTTACGTCACTTGACTTCCATCCCATCAAGGATGATCTCATATGTTCCTGTGACAATGATAACGAAATAAgatactggagcatcaacaacGGAAGTTGCACAAGAGTGTACAAG GGTGGTTCCACCCAGATGAGGTTCCAACCCCGTGTTGGAAAGTATCTCGCGGCTTCATCAGCAAATCTTGTCAATGTACTAGATGTCGAAACACAAGCTATTCGACACTCTTTGCAG GGACATGCTAATCCGATTAACTCGGTTTGCTGGGATCCTTCTGGTGACTTCTTGGCTTCGGTGAGTGAAGATATGGTAAAAGTATGGACGCTGGGTACAGGTAGTGAAGGAGAATGTGTTCATGAGCTAAGCTGCAACGGCAACAAATTCCAGTCTTGTGTTTTCCATCCCGCTTACCCCTCGCTGCTCGTTATTGGCTGCTACCAG TCTTTAGAACTATGGAACATGTCAGAGAACAAGACGATGACGTTACCAGCTCACGAAGGGCTAATTGCGTCATTGGCTGTTTCAACTGCAACtggattggttgcatcagcTAGTCACGACAAGCTAGTGAAGCTGTGGAAGTGA
- the LOC104730018 gene encoding probable indole-3-pyruvate monooxygenase YUCCA1, whose protein sequence is MESHPRNQTDQSKQIILVHGPIIIGAGPSGLATSACLSSRGVPSLILERSDSIASLWKSKTYDRLKLHLPKHFCRLPFLDFPENFPKYPSKNEFLAYLESYASHFRIVPRFKADVQNASFDSSSGFWRVKTLDNTEYLSKWLVVATGENADPCFPEIPGIKKFSGGKIVHASEYKSGEEFRRQKVLVVGCGNSGMEISLDLVRHNASPHLVVRNTVHVLPREILGLSTFGVGMTLLKCLPLRLVDKFLLLMANLSFGNTDRLGLRRPKTGPLELKNVTGKSPVLDVGAMALIRSGKIQIMEGVKEITENGAKFMDGQEKDFDSIIFATGYKSNVPAWLQGSDFFTEEGMPKTPFPNGWRGGKGLYTVGFTRRGLLGTASDAVKIAGEIGDQWRDDIMGPIRNMCSSHFVFFSNS, encoded by the exons atggaGTCTCATCCTCGCAACCAAACCGATCAGTCCAAGCAGATCATCCTCGTACACGGTCCCATCATCATCGGAGCAGGCCCTTCCGGTCTAGCCACGTCAGCATGTCTCTCAAGCCGTGGAGTCCCTTCTTTGATCCTAGAGCGTTCCGATTCAATAGCATCTCTATGGAAATCTAAAACATACGACCGGCTCAAACTCCATCTCCCAAAACATTTTTGCCGGTTACCCTTTTTGGATTTCCCTGAAAATTTCCCAAAATACCCTTCCAAAAACGAGTTCTTGGCCTACCTTGAGTCCTACGCTTCCCACTTCCGCATCGTCCCGAGGTTCAAAGCGGACGTCCAAAACGCGTCATTCGATTCCTCCTCCGGTTTCTGGAGAGTAAAGACTCTTGATAACACGGAGTATCTCTCGAAATGGCTTGTGGTGGCCACCGGTGAGAACGCAGATCCATGCTTCCCGGAGATTCCTGGTATAAAGAAGTTTTCCGGTGGGAAAATCGTTCACGCAAGTGAATACAAAAGCGGCGAAGAGTTCCGGCGACAGAAAGTTTTGGTCGTCGGATGTGGAAACTCAGGCATGGAAATTAGTTTAGACCTCGTCCGACATAACGCCTCTCCTCATCTTGTTGTCCGAAACACC GTTCATGTGTTGCCAAGGGAGATACTTGGGCTATCAACATTCGGAGTTGGGATGACACTTCTCAAATGCTTACCCTTAAGGCTCGTTGACAAGTTCTTGTTATTGATGGCCAATCTTTCGTTTGGAAATACCGACCGGTTAGGTCTTCGCCGGCCGAAAACGGGTCCGCTTGAGCTAAAAAATGTCACCGGAAAAAGTCCGGTTCTCGACGTTGGAGCTATGGCACTCATCAGATCTGGCAAGATTCAG ATAATGGAAGGTGTAAAGGAAATCACAGAAAATGGAGCAAAGTTTATGGATGGTCAAGAAAAGGACTTTGACTCTATCATATTTGCAACTGGCTACAAAAGCAACGTACCTGCTTGGCTTCAG GGAAGTGATTTTTTCACGGAAGAAGGGATGCCGAAAACGCCGTTTCCTAACGGCTGGAGAGGAGGGAAAGGATTGTACACAGTTGGTTTTACGAGGAGAGGACTCCTTGGGACGGCGTCAGACGCCGTTAAGATCGCTGGCGAAATTGGTGACCAGTGGAGAGACGATATCATGGGGCCTATCAGGAATATGTGCAGTTCCCATTTTGTCTTTTTCTCTAATtcctaa